Proteins encoded by one window of Planktothrix tepida PCC 9214:
- a CDS encoding alpha/beta fold hydrolase has translation MVTSTSWQNQVGCQRNWIWRGWRIRYAYNRPRLSPSSIPRYPMIFLHGFGASIGHWRYNLTELSQSNTVYALDLLGFGGSEKAIAPYTAQLWVEQVYDFWQTFIGEPVILVGNSIGSLISLMVASQYPELAKGLVLISLPDPGLQLEMLPPWAIPVVETVQNIVASPPVLRLFFSLARRPSFIRRWVKLAYENPNAITDELVEILVTPALERGAARAFCSVFKTMGSPRLGPAVKTLFPQLNAPILLLWGLQDRLIPIQFANPRQYLQYHSNLKLVELENAGHCPHDECPERVNAEILTWLKESFDWG, from the coding sequence TTGGTTACTTCCACAAGCTGGCAAAACCAAGTTGGGTGTCAACGAAACTGGATTTGGCGAGGTTGGCGCATTCGCTATGCTTATAATCGCCCTCGTTTGTCCCCTTCCTCCATTCCCCGTTACCCGATGATTTTTTTACATGGGTTTGGGGCCTCTATTGGACATTGGCGATACAATTTAACGGAATTGAGTCAAAGCAATACGGTTTATGCTTTAGATTTATTAGGGTTTGGAGGCTCTGAAAAAGCGATCGCTCCCTACACGGCTCAGTTATGGGTTGAGCAAGTTTATGATTTTTGGCAAACGTTTATTGGAGAACCTGTGATTTTAGTGGGAAATTCCATCGGTTCTTTGATTAGTTTAATGGTGGCTTCTCAATATCCTGAATTAGCAAAAGGATTAGTTTTAATTAGTCTTCCTGACCCTGGATTACAGTTAGAAATGTTACCGCCCTGGGCAATTCCTGTGGTGGAAACGGTACAAAATATTGTGGCTTCTCCTCCAGTTTTAAGATTATTCTTTTCTCTTGCCCGTCGTCCGAGTTTTATTCGTCGTTGGGTAAAATTAGCTTATGAGAATCCCAATGCGATTACTGATGAATTGGTTGAAATTTTAGTAACTCCTGCCCTGGAACGGGGTGCAGCACGGGCGTTTTGTTCTGTTTTTAAAACAATGGGCAGCCCTCGCTTAGGGCCTGCGGTTAAAACTTTATTCCCTCAATTAAATGCGCCTATTTTGTTGCTTTGGGGTTTACAAGATCGATTAATTCCCATTCAATTTGCCAACCCTCGTCAATATTTACAATATCACTCGAATTTAAAATTAGTTGAGTTGGAAAATGCTGGACATTGCCCTCATGATGAATGCCCGGAACGGGTGAATGCTGAAATTTTAACTTGGCTGAAGGAAAGCTTTGATTGGGGTTAA
- a CDS encoding response regulator gives MNSLKKSKPTILVVDDEPDNLDLLYRTFHREYRVLRAEGGPTALDILASQSDVAVIISDQRMPQMSGTEFLSLTAAQYPDIIRIILTGYTDVEDLVEAINSGKVFKYVTKPWDADELKAIVKQALETHTVLKSRTEELRRALQQESLLYAVTNTIRSAPNYREMLQRIVETVGQMFEARYCLLRPFQDGQMVDEWFMYQSGRGELLDTSDHQKPSTDLLQLLVWETTDVEVIQEAETDERVVSVIERQQAYSQTQIRSSLVVPLFYKLDLMAVLGLHHCQEPHIWQDHEVQLVITVADQAALALSQARAYEQVRELAKREALVNTITSAIRSSLDPRTIFAAITQQLGEALQVDGCALSLWTRDDEYVQCVGLYDAARQASLVSEEWSSESPMATVDADLHPQQPLEMLPQSLVPIRGNPVLQQLLRTRQPVVIQDLDLQPESHIAELPLRSASKALMVMPLLSDGQIIGSISLRQNNRTRKWHDSEINLVEVVAVQAALAVQQARLYQKTRQQAERLLEADRIKTEFFQNISHEFRTPLTLMIGPLESAINQQQDLPQEQAKIALRNSRRLLRLVNQLLDLQRFDAGRMQPSFRPCDLIAFCHSTVESFQPYCQKKEIYLKTDLHSCPLLYLDLERFDKVLYNLLSNAMKFTPGGGTITLRVEPLGDHCRLQVQDTGIGIKPEQIPYLFERFRQAEGSANRSYEGSGLGLALVKELVELHKGQISVESVYGKGTTFTVWLPLGTSHLPGEQVLEIPAELNSSRASVEFADIDVDISDEDNTDGSETPEEIIALGDNSTSTNLVLVVDDNPDLRRYVSKILRQSGYNVVVACNGHEGFEMAQKYHPEVIITDLMMPLVSGLDLIRLIRENAELKGTPMILLTAKADEDTRLEGVERGADAYLSKPFNDRELLAEVKNLQSLKENERRVAELNRYLTESVLKRFLPETMVKKAATGQLALDLSPEPRLITILFSDIVGFTQMSNQLQSQGIAVVLNEYLAEMTRVIFANGGTVDKFVGDAVMALYGAPEELPPEKQVEQAVNSARQMLQSLDKLNQRWREQGIFGENGVEAVRFRCGIHIGTAVVGMFGSPERSDYTAIGPAVNMAARLQEVAHPNSILVSKEVADYLPSQDILIEEFHKLKGIGDKVLTVMITPQI, from the coding sequence ATGAATTCCCTGAAAAAATCTAAGCCGACTATCTTAGTTGTCGATGATGAACCCGATAACCTAGATCTGCTGTATCGCACTTTTCATCGGGAATACCGTGTATTGCGAGCAGAAGGCGGGCCAACGGCGCTAGACATCTTAGCGTCTCAATCTGACGTGGCTGTGATTATTTCCGATCAACGAATGCCGCAAATGAGCGGGACGGAATTTTTGAGTTTAACGGCGGCTCAATATCCCGATATTATTCGGATTATTCTTACAGGTTACACCGATGTTGAAGATTTAGTTGAAGCGATTAATTCGGGTAAAGTCTTTAAATACGTTACTAAACCTTGGGACGCAGACGAACTCAAAGCGATCGTTAAACAAGCCTTAGAAACCCATACCGTTCTCAAATCCCGCACCGAAGAACTGCGACGTGCGCTACAACAAGAGTCCCTTCTCTATGCTGTTACGAATACCATTCGTTCTGCCCCTAACTACCGGGAAATGCTACAACGGATTGTGGAAACGGTGGGTCAAATGTTTGAAGCTCGTTATTGCCTTTTGCGACCGTTTCAAGATGGGCAAATGGTGGATGAATGGTTTATGTATCAGTCAGGACGGGGAGAACTTTTGGACACCTCGGATCATCAAAAGCCCTCAACGGATCTCTTGCAATTATTAGTGTGGGAAACGACTGATGTGGAAGTTATCCAAGAAGCAGAAACCGATGAACGGGTCGTCTCGGTGATCGAACGTCAACAAGCTTACAGTCAAACTCAAATTCGCTCTAGTTTAGTCGTCCCCCTATTTTACAAACTGGACTTAATGGCTGTTTTAGGGTTGCATCACTGCCAAGAACCTCATATTTGGCAGGATCATGAAGTGCAGTTAGTGATTACCGTCGCAGATCAAGCCGCGTTAGCATTATCTCAAGCTCGCGCCTATGAACAAGTCCGAGAACTGGCTAAACGAGAAGCGTTAGTCAATACGATTACATCCGCCATTCGGTCTAGTCTTGATCCCCGCACGATTTTTGCCGCCATTACCCAACAATTGGGAGAAGCGTTACAAGTTGATGGCTGTGCCTTATCGTTGTGGACAAGAGATGATGAATATGTTCAGTGTGTGGGATTGTATGATGCGGCTCGACAAGCTTCTTTAGTGAGCGAAGAATGGTCGTCTGAGTCTCCTATGGCTACTGTCGATGCTGACCTTCACCCCCAGCAACCTTTGGAAATGTTGCCGCAGTCTTTAGTTCCCATTCGGGGAAATCCGGTCTTACAACAACTATTACGCACCCGACAACCGGTTGTGATTCAAGACTTAGATTTACAGCCGGAATCTCATATTGCTGAATTACCTCTGCGTTCGGCTTCTAAAGCTTTAATGGTGATGCCTTTACTCTCGGATGGTCAGATTATTGGCAGTATTTCCCTACGACAAAATAATCGTACCCGCAAATGGCATGATTCAGAAATTAATTTAGTGGAAGTGGTGGCGGTACAAGCGGCTTTAGCGGTGCAACAAGCCCGTTTATATCAAAAAACTCGACAACAAGCGGAACGATTGTTAGAAGCTGATCGGATTAAAACGGAATTTTTTCAAAATATTTCCCATGAGTTTCGGACTCCCTTAACGTTAATGATTGGGCCGTTAGAATCTGCGATTAATCAACAGCAAGATTTACCCCAAGAACAAGCTAAAATTGCCCTGAGAAATTCTCGACGTTTGTTACGGTTAGTCAATCAATTATTAGATTTACAACGGTTTGATGCCGGACGAATGCAGCCGAGTTTCCGTCCCTGTGATTTGATTGCCTTTTGTCATAGTACCGTTGAGTCGTTTCAACCTTATTGTCAGAAGAAAGAAATCTACTTAAAAACGGATTTACACTCCTGTCCGTTGTTATATTTAGATTTAGAACGATTTGATAAAGTTCTCTATAATTTACTCTCGAATGCCATGAAGTTTACCCCCGGCGGAGGCACGATTACGTTGAGGGTTGAACCTTTGGGGGATCATTGTCGTCTGCAAGTTCAAGACACTGGAATTGGAATTAAACCGGAACAAATTCCCTATTTATTTGAACGATTTCGTCAAGCGGAAGGCTCGGCGAATCGTTCCTATGAAGGATCGGGTTTAGGATTAGCTTTAGTGAAAGAATTAGTGGAACTTCACAAAGGACAAATTTCTGTGGAGTCGGTTTATGGAAAAGGCACAACTTTTACCGTTTGGTTACCATTAGGAACCTCCCATTTACCCGGAGAACAAGTATTAGAAATTCCGGCGGAATTAAATTCAAGTCGCGCCTCGGTGGAATTTGCAGATATTGATGTTGATATTAGTGATGAAGACAATACTGATGGGTCAGAAACTCCTGAAGAAATAATAGCTTTAGGGGACAATAGCACCTCCACAAATTTAGTTTTAGTCGTGGATGATAACCCAGATTTACGGCGCTATGTCTCAAAAATTCTCCGCCAGTCGGGATACAATGTTGTTGTGGCTTGTAATGGTCATGAAGGGTTTGAAATGGCTCAAAAATATCATCCAGAAGTGATTATTACTGATTTAATGATGCCGTTAGTATCGGGGTTGGATTTAATTCGCTTAATTCGAGAAAACGCTGAATTGAAGGGGACTCCGATGATTTTATTAACGGCTAAAGCCGATGAAGATACCCGCTTAGAAGGCGTTGAACGGGGGGCTGATGCCTACCTATCCAAACCCTTTAATGATCGAGAATTGTTAGCAGAAGTGAAGAATTTACAATCGTTAAAAGAGAATGAACGGCGAGTTGCTGAGTTAAATCGGTATTTAACGGAGTCTGTTTTGAAACGCTTTTTACCGGAAACCATGGTGAAAAAAGCGGCAACGGGCCAATTAGCCTTGGATTTGAGTCCCGAACCTCGATTAATTACTATTCTATTTAGTGATATTGTCGGATTTACCCAAATGTCAAATCAGTTACAATCTCAAGGCATTGCGGTGGTTTTGAATGAGTATTTAGCTGAAATGACACGGGTAATTTTTGCCAATGGCGGTACAGTGGATAAGTTTGTTGGGGATGCGGTCATGGCACTCTATGGCGCCCCGGAGGAGTTACCCCCCGAAAAACAGGTTGAACAGGCGGTGAATTCGGCACGACAGATGTTACAATCCCTTGATAAACTCAATCAACGCTGGCGAGAACAGGGTATTTTCGGTGAAAATGGCGTTGAAGCCGTGCGTTTTCGCTGTGGAATTCATATCGGGACAGCCGTTGTTGGGATGTTCGGATCTCCAGAACGTTCTGATTATACCGCTATTGGCCCTGCGGTGAATATGGCTGCAAGATTACAGGAAGTTGCCCATCCCAATAGTATTTTAGTGTCTAAAGAGGTGGCTGATTATCTCCCTTCCCAGGATATTCTTATCGAAGAATTCCATAAGTTAAAAGGCATTGGCGACAAAGTATTAACGGTTATGATTACTCCCCAAATCTAG
- a CDS encoding Rpn family recombination-promoting nuclease/putative transposase, whose protein sequence is MRFINPKTDYAFKKIFGSTESKDILISFLNALVYEGNSTIEDLEIINPNLPPKIAGFKDTYLDVKAKLNNGTLVLIEMQVLNVQSFGKRVLFNAAKTYSFQLQAGEGYRMLKPVIALTITDFEMFPDQEQMISRFVYREKSEGWYYHDNDIELLFVELPKFTKELDQLETITDKWIYFIKFARSLTSIPENMEDIPELHRAFEIANQADLTAEELEDLERREMFIYDQQGAITLGREQGREEGREEGREEEKRDIARNLLDRLSDEAIAQVTGLSLKTVQELRS, encoded by the coding sequence ATGAGATTTATCAACCCCAAAACGGACTACGCTTTTAAAAAAATATTTGGTTCTACCGAAAGCAAAGACATTTTGATTAGCTTTCTCAATGCCTTGGTTTATGAAGGTAATTCTACCATTGAAGACTTAGAAATTATCAATCCGAACTTACCGCCTAAAATCGCCGGTTTTAAAGATACCTATCTCGATGTTAAAGCCAAACTGAATAACGGCACACTTGTCCTTATTGAAATGCAGGTTTTAAACGTGCAATCTTTTGGCAAAAGGGTTTTGTTTAATGCGGCGAAAACCTATTCTTTTCAATTGCAAGCTGGAGAAGGGTATCGAATGCTTAAACCCGTTATTGCTTTAACAATTACTGATTTTGAAATGTTCCCAGATCAGGAGCAAATGATTTCTCGTTTTGTTTATCGAGAAAAATCTGAAGGTTGGTACTATCATGATAATGATATTGAGTTATTATTCGTTGAGTTACCTAAGTTTACCAAAGAACTCGACCAGCTTGAAACCATTACCGATAAATGGATTTACTTTATCAAATTTGCGCGATCGCTGACATCTATTCCTGAAAATATGGAGGATATTCCTGAACTACACCGAGCTTTTGAAATTGCTAATCAAGCCGACTTAACGGCTGAGGAGTTAGAAGATTTAGAACGTCGGGAAATGTTTATTTATGATCAGCAAGGAGCGATCACCCTGGGACGTGAACAGGGACGCGAGGAGGGACGCGAGGAGGGACGCGAGGAGGAAAAGCGTGACATTGCTCGAAACCTACTGGATCGACTGAGTGATGAAGCGATCGCTCAAGTCACAGGATTAAGTCTAAAAACCGTTCAAGAGTTGCGCTCTTAA
- the infC gene encoding translation initiation factor IF-3 — MPVTDKKINRNLPPINENIRFPKIRVIDADGSQLGIITPREALRVAEEKELDLVLVSDKADPPVCRIMDYGKYKYEQEKKVREAKKKQHTIDVKEVKMRYIIDDHDYKVRVNQAKRFLQSGDKVKATIMFRGREIQHSHLAKELLDRMAVDLQELAEVQQEPKQEGRSMMMLLSPKK; from the coding sequence ATGCCTGTGACCGATAAAAAAATCAATCGCAATTTGCCTCCAATCAATGAAAATATCCGGTTTCCCAAAATCCGGGTCATCGATGCAGATGGCTCTCAACTGGGGATTATCACACCGCGTGAAGCCTTGCGGGTAGCGGAGGAAAAAGAACTCGACTTGGTATTAGTCAGCGACAAAGCCGACCCCCCCGTCTGTCGCATTATGGACTATGGCAAGTATAAGTACGAACAGGAAAAGAAAGTTCGAGAAGCCAAGAAAAAACAACACACCATTGACGTTAAGGAAGTCAAGATGCGCTACATTATTGACGATCACGATTACAAAGTGCGCGTCAATCAAGCCAAACGCTTCCTGCAATCAGGAGATAAAGTCAAAGCCACAATTATGTTCCGGGGTCGAGAAATTCAACACAGTCACCTCGCTAAAGAACTCCTCGACCGTATGGCTGTTGATTTACAAGAATTGGCTGAGGTGCAACAAGAACCCAAACAAGAAGGACGCAGCATGATGATGTTGCTCTCGCCTAAAAAGTAA
- a CDS encoding MFS transporter produces MDKPVSSSALVGQGVLRGLNLRQEEVERTLLMFLVYTLASVGLIWLELSTVGLFLDEYGADKLPWIYIASAGMGSGLGFIYSSLQKVFPLRRAIVIIFVMMAIPLFLFRWGIGLSEVKILGLSVQFITLFLMWLWVEASYVLNDLNNSITANQLFNIREIKRTYPIISSGFLVAGVISGFSLPVLLRVVGLNNVTLVSGVMVLLAAGILFYLSQRYGQSFPDSTRWTPDDEEQEFSTRNLKGPVLGYVIPLVSFFVLAEALYVLVDFQFFSQLEFQNDTTGASGIVSFLGIFEGILSVSQVLTQWFGSSRLVERTGVFVTAIVLPVGVIILGTFSFIGGITGLFSVFVGFVILRFLDELFHYTLIETTGAVLFQPLPDHVRSDIQSMVNGVFEPMSTGVTGVLILITLWLTSIILPNSSETQLHSEQGLVFVGLIILMALVWLFVVWLIRAQYVSLLVRSAERGRLSVSDIDMPQLKRNVVETLKKPGEDADKRSCIELLSQLDAKNVGETLVPLLGSLSPSLQRQSLEIMLNHPNPAYLEDIRAFTQSNLPPEVLALALRYLWLTETSPDIEQLRPYLQNKVDPVVRGTAAALILRRGDREQKAAATNTIRRMITSSLERERVMGVRALGEADYLQGLRLYLNDLLQDESLRVRCALLDVIASTHLEEYYPSLMKALSYRSTRDTALQALVRLGNEAIPLLMQQASDIYKPDLVRLQAWTALGEIATTEALDTLISELMISWGTTRRNILKILLKIPQDAGIEGVLDRVGRTGVEVLIEQELMFIGQIYAALLDLSLEKPVLSDSEDSDTFDPFDPGVPNLQSPQQLLKRALEGLEVDAVDRCFLLMKFLYPHSSIQAASFNIQSNSSSNVARGLEILDNVVDIVHKRALISVLDQHSKFEKLENLSDLVSYQPLKPSDRLRRLLEYRHFLSDWALACCFHLARSARWSLTAEQTLMSLRHPTGFVREAVLAYLKIASQRALIELLPMLQNDPDRLVAAQVEEFMVQLGVK; encoded by the coding sequence ATGGACAAGCCAGTGAGTAGTTCCGCTCTGGTGGGACAAGGGGTGCTGCGGGGACTGAATCTCCGTCAGGAAGAAGTAGAAAGAACCCTACTGATGTTTTTAGTGTATACCTTGGCATCAGTCGGGTTAATTTGGTTAGAACTCAGTACCGTAGGTTTATTTCTGGATGAATACGGTGCCGATAAATTGCCTTGGATCTATATCGCCAGTGCGGGAATGGGTTCAGGGCTAGGCTTTATCTATTCGTCGCTACAAAAAGTATTTCCCCTGCGTCGGGCAATTGTGATTATCTTTGTGATGATGGCAATTCCTTTGTTTTTATTTCGTTGGGGAATTGGATTATCCGAGGTTAAAATATTAGGGTTAAGCGTTCAATTTATTACCCTATTTTTAATGTGGTTATGGGTGGAAGCGTCTTATGTTCTCAACGACTTAAATAATTCCATCACCGCTAACCAACTGTTTAATATTCGAGAAATTAAACGCACCTATCCGATTATTAGTAGCGGATTTTTAGTGGCTGGGGTGATTAGTGGATTTTCCCTGCCCGTGCTATTAAGAGTCGTTGGATTGAATAATGTTACCTTGGTTTCCGGTGTGATGGTACTCCTAGCCGCCGGAATTTTATTTTATCTGTCTCAACGCTATGGTCAATCGTTCCCTGATTCCACACGCTGGACACCGGACGACGAAGAACAAGAATTTAGCACTCGCAACCTCAAAGGCCCCGTATTAGGGTATGTGATTCCTTTAGTCTCCTTTTTTGTTCTGGCAGAAGCGTTATATGTTTTAGTGGATTTCCAATTTTTTAGTCAGTTGGAATTTCAAAATGATACAACCGGAGCCAGTGGCATTGTTAGCTTCCTGGGAATTTTTGAAGGGATTTTAAGTGTTTCTCAAGTCTTAACTCAATGGTTCGGTTCTAGCCGTTTGGTCGAACGCACGGGGGTATTTGTCACGGCAATTGTTTTACCCGTTGGGGTGATTATTTTAGGAACATTTTCCTTCATTGGTGGGATCACTGGACTATTTTCTGTGTTTGTAGGATTTGTGATCCTGCGGTTTTTAGATGAACTATTCCATTACACCTTAATTGAAACCACCGGAGCCGTTTTATTTCAACCCCTACCGGATCACGTTCGCAGCGATATTCAATCCATGGTGAACGGGGTATTTGAACCCATGTCAACGGGGGTGACGGGGGTACTGATTTTAATCACCCTTTGGCTCACCAGTATCATTTTACCCAACTCTAGCGAAACCCAGTTACACAGTGAACAGGGATTAGTGTTCGTGGGTTTGATCATCCTAATGGCTTTGGTTTGGTTGTTTGTCGTTTGGTTGATTCGAGCCCAATATGTCAGTTTACTGGTTCGCAGTGCGGAACGGGGACGGCTGAGTGTCTCAGACATCGATATGCCCCAACTCAAGCGCAATGTCGTTGAAACCTTGAAAAAACCTGGAGAAGACGCGGATAAACGATCTTGTATTGAACTCCTGAGCCAACTGGATGCGAAAAACGTTGGGGAAACTTTGGTTCCCCTCCTGGGTAGCCTTTCCCCTAGCCTCCAGCGTCAGAGCTTGGAAATTATGCTCAATCATCCAAATCCGGCCTATTTGGAAGATATTCGAGCCTTTACCCAAAGCAATCTTCCCCCAGAGGTTCTCGCTCTGGCGTTACGATATCTGTGGTTAACGGAAACTAGCCCCGATATTGAACAGTTGCGTCCCTATCTCCAAAATAAAGTTGATCCGGTTGTTCGGGGAACCGCCGCCGCCTTAATTTTACGTCGAGGCGATCGCGAACAAAAAGCCGCCGCTACCAATACCATCCGGCGCATGATCACTTCTAGCCTTGAACGGGAACGGGTGATGGGGGTTCGTGCCCTGGGAGAAGCGGATTATTTACAAGGACTCCGCCTCTATCTCAATGATTTATTACAGGATGAATCTTTGCGGGTGCGTTGTGCGTTGTTGGATGTTATTGCTTCAACCCATTTAGAAGAATACTATCCCTCGTTAATGAAGGCACTGTCCTATCGTTCTACACGGGATACGGCCTTACAAGCTCTCGTAAGATTGGGGAATGAAGCAATTCCTCTATTAATGCAGCAAGCCAGTGATATCTATAAACCGGATTTAGTGCGGTTACAGGCTTGGACAGCTTTGGGTGAAATTGCCACCACAGAAGCCCTTGATACCTTGATCAGTGAGTTGATGATTTCCTGGGGAACCACCCGGCGCAATATCTTGAAAATTTTACTTAAAATTCCTCAAGATGCTGGAATTGAAGGGGTGTTAGATCGGGTGGGACGAACGGGGGTAGAAGTTTTAATTGAGCAGGAGTTAATGTTTATTGGTCAAATTTATGCCGCTTTGCTGGATTTGTCCTTAGAAAAACCGGTGCTGTCGGACTCAGAAGATTCCGATACGTTTGATCCGTTTGATCCGGGTGTCCCCAATCTGCAATCTCCTCAACAGTTGTTAAAACGAGCTTTAGAAGGATTAGAAGTTGATGCGGTGGATCGCTGCTTTTTGCTGATGAAGTTTTTGTATCCTCATAGCTCTATTCAAGCGGCTTCTTTTAATATTCAGTCTAATTCTTCTTCTAATGTGGCGCGGGGTTTAGAAATCCTGGATAATGTCGTTGATATTGTTCATAAGCGCGCTTTAATTAGCGTTCTGGATCAGCACTCTAAATTCGAGAAATTGGAGAATTTATCGGATTTGGTCAGTTATCAACCGCTCAAACCTAGCGATCGCCTCCGCCGTTTATTAGAATACCGTCATTTTCTATCGGACTGGGCCTTAGCTTGTTGTTTCCATCTGGCTAGAAGCGCTCGCTGGAGCTTAACGGCGGAACAAACTTTGATGTCCTTGCGCCATCCCACCGGGTTTGTCCGAGAAGCGGTCTTAGCATATCTAAAGATTGCCTCTCAACGGGCTTTGATAGAATTATTGCCAATGCTACAAAACGATCCCGATCGTTTAGTCGCAGCCCAAGTTGAGGAATTTATGGTGCAGCTTGGAGTGAAGTAG
- a CDS encoding calcium-binding protein gives MVSIEKDESREERITYEIIVDAYDEQEVAMGWYYYLNDNINFPFAGKWSRKVRKTGKIQEKEVKVLGMASEDECLSDMYVEVVDVGNNEDNVHTVRLSDIEAIDPDEKNQQALGDWQYWIEQGYHF, from the coding sequence ATGGTTAGTATTGAAAAGGATGAAAGCAGAGAAGAGCGCATTACCTACGAAATCATTGTGGATGCTTACGATGAACAAGAAGTTGCCATGGGTTGGTACTACTACCTCAATGATAATATAAATTTTCCGTTTGCTGGGAAATGGAGCAGAAAAGTTAGGAAAACGGGAAAAATTCAAGAGAAAGAAGTTAAGGTGTTAGGAATGGCATCAGAAGATGAATGTTTAAGTGATATGTATGTAGAAGTTGTTGATGTGGGTAACAATGAAGATAATGTTCATACCGTCCGACTGTCAGATATAGAAGCCATAGACCCCGATGAAAAAAATCAACAAGCTTTGGGAGATTGGCAATATTGGATAGAGCAAGGTTATCACTTTTAA
- a CDS encoding GNAT family N-acetyltransferase, whose protein sequence is MNHLFFSSPSNSSFFGCENLTGPGTPPPVGGSVDYSRLQIRAATLADLSALTDVLAESFHSREGIFGWVYPILRFGIYEDLRHRLVMGSEHYLCLVAVASSVGVSSSVYRLNQEYILGTVEMSLRSRYAWQLSLTSRYPYLSNLAVHPHYRQQGIAQQLLRICEQTAQGWGFSHLYLHVLENNRPARQLYYKQGYRLKEIDSGWDSVLFGQPRRLFLQKRI, encoded by the coding sequence GTGAATCATTTGTTTTTCTCTTCCCCATCTAACTCATCCTTTTTCGGATGCGAAAACCTCACTGGGCCGGGAACTCCTCCTCCGGTAGGAGGTTCTGTGGATTATTCTCGGTTACAAATTCGAGCGGCTACTTTGGCAGATCTCAGTGCCTTAACGGATGTTTTAGCCGAGAGTTTTCATTCCCGTGAGGGGATTTTTGGCTGGGTTTATCCGATTTTGCGGTTCGGGATTTATGAAGATTTACGCCATCGTCTGGTCATGGGTTCCGAACACTATCTGTGTTTAGTTGCTGTTGCATCATCGGTCGGGGTTTCGTCATCGGTTTATAGACTCAATCAGGAATATATTTTAGGAACGGTGGAAATGAGTTTGCGATCGCGGTATGCTTGGCAATTATCGTTAACCTCTCGCTATCCCTATTTATCTAATTTAGCGGTTCATCCCCATTATCGACAGCAGGGAATTGCCCAACAGTTACTGAGAATTTGTGAACAAACCGCCCAAGGTTGGGGATTTTCTCATCTTTATCTTCATGTGCTGGAAAATAATCGCCCAGCGAGACAGCTTTATTACAAACAAGGTTATCGATTAAAAGAAATTGATTCAGGTTGGGATTCGGTATTATTTGGACAGCCTCGACGTTTGTTTTTACAAAAACGAATTTGA
- a CDS encoding 2'-5' RNA ligase family protein, giving the protein MKPSERLFFIALLPPQEIQNQITEIKHYFAQTYNSHHALKSPPHITLQPPFKWLIEDLQTLEQRLSEFALKQSSISITLSGFNAFPPRVIYVDVIKTPELIKIHQQLMDDLEQQLNIVHEVSKKRLFSPHVTVAFKDLTRTAFKTAWLEFAQRSIYFDFTISELTLLIHNGQNWNIKAQFPFLNIAFPQ; this is encoded by the coding sequence ATGAAACCATCAGAACGACTCTTTTTTATTGCCTTACTTCCTCCGCAAGAAATTCAAAATCAAATTACAGAAATTAAACACTATTTTGCCCAAACCTATAATAGCCACCATGCGTTAAAATCCCCACCTCATATAACCTTACAACCTCCGTTTAAATGGTTAATAGAAGACCTACAAACTTTAGAACAACGGTTAAGTGAATTTGCGCTCAAACAGTCTTCGATTTCGATCACCTTATCGGGGTTTAATGCCTTTCCACCCCGTGTTATTTATGTGGATGTAATTAAAACCCCTGAATTAATCAAGATTCATCAACAGTTAATGGATGACTTAGAACAACAGCTTAATATTGTTCATGAAGTCTCGAAAAAACGTTTGTTTTCTCCCCATGTCACCGTAGCATTTAAAGATTTAACTCGAACAGCATTTAAAACCGCATGGCTAGAATTTGCCCAACGTTCGATTTATTTTGACTTTACCATCTCTGAGTTAACTTTATTAATTCATAACGGACAAAACTGGAATATCAAAGCACAGTTTCCTTTCTTAAATATTGCTTTTCCTCAATAG